A region of Vitis riparia cultivar Riparia Gloire de Montpellier isolate 1030 chromosome 12, EGFV_Vit.rip_1.0, whole genome shotgun sequence DNA encodes the following proteins:
- the LOC117925959 gene encoding putative ATP synthase protein YMF19 yields MPQLDKFTYFTQFFWSCLFLFTFYIPICNDGDGVLGISRILKLRNQLVSHRGNNIRSNDPNSLEDILRKGFSTGVSYMYSSLFEVSQWCNAVDLLGKRSQITLISCFGEISGSRGMERNIFYLISKSSYSNKRL; encoded by the coding sequence ATGCCTCAACTGGATAAATTCACTTATTTCACACAATTCTTCTGGTCATGCCTTTTCCTCTTTACTTTCTATATTCCCATATGCAATGATGGAGATGGAGTACTTGGGATCAGCAGAATTCTAAAACTACGGAACCAACTGGTTTCACACCGGGGGAACAACATCCGGAGCAACGACCCCAACAGTTTGGAAGATATCTTGAGAAAAGGTTTTAGCACCGGTGTATCCTATATGTACTCTAGTTTATTCGAAGTATCCCAATGGTGTAACGCCGTCGACTTATTGGGAAAAAGGAGTCAAATAACTTTGATCTCTTGTTTCGGAGAAATAAGTGGCTCACGAGGAATGGAAAGAAACATATTCTATTTGATCTCGAAGTCCTCATATAGTAACAAAAGATTGTAA